The Streptomonospora litoralis genome window below encodes:
- a CDS encoding SCO6745 family protein — MPNDAPSPDLGRTVWSVLEPIHILVYFASEAQARYATIGLEHRAMAYFASRSAAMGAVGPGPVAAAFYNFNPEVVRSVIPHAWSLASPEDVLHARSEIAEQALRRSLGPETVDSAEMREAADLARSAALAAAGLVHGRPLFAAHAGLEWPEDPHLVLWHAATLLREFRGDGHIAALVSAGVSPMDALVTHAATGEIKASFLRKSRGWSDEEWDAGVRGAVERGLVTADSEGTVSLTDAGRTLRSDLESRTDELSVEPYAAIGRKGCERLAELVSPFSDTVRAENNLPVRQ; from the coding sequence ATGCCCAACGACGCGCCTTCCCCGGACCTCGGCCGCACGGTGTGGTCGGTACTGGAGCCGATCCACATCCTGGTCTACTTCGCCTCCGAGGCCCAGGCCCGCTACGCCACCATCGGCCTGGAACACCGCGCGATGGCCTACTTCGCCTCGCGCTCGGCGGCGATGGGAGCCGTGGGGCCGGGCCCGGTGGCGGCGGCTTTCTACAACTTCAACCCCGAAGTGGTCCGCTCGGTCATCCCGCACGCCTGGTCCCTGGCGTCGCCCGAAGACGTGCTGCACGCCCGCAGCGAGATCGCCGAGCAGGCGCTGCGCCGCAGTCTCGGCCCCGAAACCGTCGACTCCGCCGAGATGCGGGAGGCCGCCGACCTCGCCCGCTCGGCCGCCCTTGCCGCCGCCGGCCTGGTCCACGGACGCCCCCTGTTCGCGGCCCACGCCGGGCTGGAGTGGCCCGAGGACCCGCACCTGGTGCTGTGGCACGCCGCCACGCTGCTGCGCGAGTTCCGCGGGGACGGCCACATCGCGGCGCTGGTCTCCGCCGGCGTCTCCCCCATGGACGCGCTGGTGACCCACGCGGCCACGGGCGAGATCAAAGCCTCCTTCCTGCGCAAGAGCCGCGGCTGGAGCGACGAGGAGTGGGACGCGGGAGTGCGCGGGGCGGTCGAGCGCGGCCTGGTCACGGCCGACAGCGAAGGAACGGTCTCGCTCACCGACGCCGGGCGGACGCTGCGCAGCGATCTGGAGTCGCGCACCGACGAACTCTCGGTCGAGCCCTACGCCGCGATCGGCCGCAAGGGCTGCGAGCGGCTGGCGGAGTTGGTGTCGCCGTTCTCCGACACCGTGCGGGCCGAGAACAACCTGCCCGTTCGGCAGTAG
- a CDS encoding carboxylesterase/lipase family protein — protein sequence MQAEATTTSGRVSGAVEDGVSVFRGIPYAAPPVGDAAFAAPRPHEPWTGVREAVEYGPTAPHPSYEDGMAEALPERSIPGDDYLNLNVWTPGTGQRGLPVMVWIHGGAFTNGSGAEAAYEASAFARGGAVAVTLNYRLGAEGFALVDGAPANRGLLDQIAALEWVRDNIAGFGGDPDRVTVFGESAGAMSVVTLMAIPRARALFRRAIAQSGAGHTTVAAEDAATVARVLAERLGVRPDAAGLAGVPRKRLHEEQSRIVAELRGAPERELWGERLIRLGALPFAPTVDGELLDRRPVDALRSGAGADKDLLIGTTTEEYRLFLVAPGIIDHIRDVHLQGQARRIGLGPEAAGVYAGRNDSPGDALAELGTDAVFRIPAYRALEARAAAPGAGRTFGYEFAWRSPRMGGRLGACHGLEIPFVFDNLGDGRNLAGPQAPQRIADDMHAAWLRFAAEGDAGWPEWDPRRRPFLRFDAPEAVLAEDPGEATRRLWDGLLD from the coding sequence ATGCAGGCAGAGGCCACCACCACGTCCGGACGCGTCAGCGGTGCCGTCGAGGACGGGGTGAGCGTCTTCCGCGGCATCCCTTACGCGGCCCCACCGGTCGGCGACGCCGCATTCGCGGCACCACGACCGCACGAACCGTGGACGGGCGTGCGTGAAGCGGTCGAGTACGGCCCCACCGCCCCGCACCCCTCCTACGAGGACGGGATGGCCGAGGCGCTGCCCGAGCGCAGCATCCCCGGCGACGACTACCTGAACCTCAACGTGTGGACCCCCGGCACCGGGCAGCGCGGGCTGCCGGTGATGGTGTGGATCCACGGCGGCGCCTTCACCAACGGCTCCGGGGCCGAGGCCGCCTACGAGGCGAGCGCCTTCGCCCGCGGCGGCGCCGTCGCGGTGACCCTGAACTACCGGCTGGGCGCCGAGGGCTTCGCGCTCGTCGACGGAGCCCCCGCCAACCGCGGGCTGCTCGACCAGATCGCGGCACTCGAATGGGTGCGCGACAACATCGCCGGCTTCGGCGGCGACCCCGACCGTGTCACCGTCTTCGGCGAGTCCGCGGGCGCGATGAGCGTCGTCACGCTGATGGCGATCCCGCGCGCCCGCGCCCTGTTCCGCCGCGCCATCGCCCAGTCCGGAGCCGGCCACACCACCGTGGCCGCCGAAGACGCCGCGACCGTGGCGCGGGTTCTCGCCGAGCGCCTGGGCGTGCGCCCGGACGCCGCCGGACTGGCCGGGGTGCCGCGCAAGCGGCTGCACGAGGAGCAGTCGCGCATCGTGGCCGAACTGCGAGGTGCCCCCGAGCGCGAGCTGTGGGGCGAGCGGCTGATCAGGCTGGGCGCCCTGCCCTTCGCGCCGACCGTCGACGGCGAGCTGCTCGACCGGCGGCCCGTCGACGCGCTGCGCTCAGGCGCGGGCGCCGACAAGGACCTGCTGATCGGCACCACCACCGAGGAGTACCGGCTGTTCCTCGTCGCGCCCGGCATCATCGACCACATCCGCGACGTGCACCTTCAAGGTCAAGCCCGCCGGATCGGCCTCGGCCCCGAAGCCGCCGGCGTCTACGCCGGGCGCAACGACTCACCCGGCGACGCCCTGGCCGAGTTGGGCACCGACGCCGTCTTCCGCATCCCGGCCTACCGGGCGCTGGAAGCCCGCGCGGCCGCCCCGGGCGCCGGCCGCACCTTCGGCTACGAGTTCGCCTGGCGCTCGCCGCGCATGGGCGGCCGCCTGGGCGCCTGCCACGGTCTGGAGATCCCCTTCGTCTTCGACAACCTGGGCGACGGGCGCAACCTGGCGGGCCCGCAGGCGCCGCAGCGGATCGCCGACGACATGCACGCCGCCTGGTTGCGCTTCGCCGCCGAGGGCGACGCGGGCTGGCCCGAGTGGGATCCGCGGCGGCGCCCCTTCCTGCGGTTCGACGCGCCCGAGGCGGTGCTCGCAGAGGACCCCGGCGAAGCCACCCGGCGCCTGTGGGACGGGCTGCTCGACTGA
- a CDS encoding inorganic diphosphatase, producing the protein MELDMVVEIPQGSQNKYEMDHRLGRIRLDRTLFTSTQYPADYGYIPDTLAEDGEPLDAMVPLEKGSFPGCIVRVRPVAVFWMQDERGPDAKVLCMPVGDPRLDHIRDLRNMPEFQLQEMTHFFDIYKRLEPGKSSEVRGWQNRDSAEETVLAAQQRARESAQPESAPAPAQTPPV; encoded by the coding sequence ATGGAACTCGACATGGTCGTCGAGATCCCGCAGGGGTCGCAGAACAAGTACGAGATGGACCACAGGCTCGGCCGCATCCGGCTCGACCGCACCCTGTTCACCTCGACCCAGTACCCGGCGGACTACGGATACATCCCCGACACGCTGGCCGAGGACGGCGAGCCGCTGGACGCCATGGTGCCGCTGGAGAAGGGCTCCTTCCCCGGCTGCATCGTGCGGGTGCGCCCTGTCGCGGTGTTCTGGATGCAGGACGAGCGCGGCCCGGACGCGAAGGTCCTGTGCATGCCGGTGGGCGACCCGCGCCTGGACCACATCCGCGACCTGCGCAACATGCCGGAGTTCCAGCTGCAGGAGATGACGCACTTCTTCGACATCTACAAGCGCCTGGAGCCCGGCAAGAGCTCGGAGGTCCGCGGCTGGCAGAACCGTGACTCGGCCGAGGAGACCGTGCTGGCGGCCCAGCAGCGGGCGCGCGAGTCGGCGCAGCCGGAATCCGCTCCGGCGCCCGCCCAGACCCCGCCGGTGTAG